From a region of the Deinococcus aquiradiocola genome:
- a CDS encoding S8 family serine peptidase, with product MSSVAMQCRLLSDKAPDAQDRGNVSNLLAALAHLQKVNGNGKLLQVHGVNISIGHGFDPEWFACGQSPLCVEMGWLVPSGVVVVVAAGNTGYGTVSSKLLGPVATTLALTINDPGNAELAITVGVAHRESPHQYGISYFSSKGPTGDGRRRDTGWATTKGLDPVRRGPHRVSGDPCVRHDPSPQYRDTEG from the coding sequence CTGAGCAGCGTTGCCATGCAGTGCAGGCTGCTCAGCGACAAGGCGCCCGACGCCCAGGACAGAGGCAACGTCAGCAACCTCCTCGCCGCGCTCGCGCACCTGCAGAAGGTCAACGGCAACGGTAAACTCCTGCAGGTCCACGGAGTGAACATCAGCATCGGGCACGGCTTCGACCCGGAATGGTTCGCGTGCGGCCAGAGTCCGCTATGCGTCGAGATGGGCTGGCTGGTCCCCAGCGGGGTGGTGGTCGTCGTGGCCGCCGGGAACACCGGGTACGGCACGGTCAGCAGCAAACTGCTCGGCCCGGTCGCGACCACCCTGGCGCTCACCATCAACGACCCCGGCAACGCCGAGCTTGCCATCACGGTCGGTGTCGCCCACCGTGAATCACCTCACCAGTACGGCATCTCGTACTTCTCCTCCAAGGGCCCGACCGGGGACGGCAGACGAAGAGACACGGGCTGGGCAACGACCAAGGGACTGGATCCGGTCAGACGGGGACCACACCGTGTCTCCGGGGATCCCTGTGTCCGCCACGATCCATCGCCGCAGTACCGGGATACCGAGGGGTAG
- a CDS encoding BTAD domain-containing putative transcriptional regulator: MTATPPPVPELLARSADDAAHLYLHLLGEVRLAWGGVSLPLPGPKPLAVLAYLHLKGRASREELAEIFWPDKHNALQNVRQALMTLRRLSGAGGWLMEDRQELVLAGISDVSELRRLQQGDPQAALDFALSSDTLLGRLATISAHFDAWLDEERGVLRATQLKVLQACSLQLLDSGQYDRARDLLHQAMFMEGDSEATYRTLMLLEHRAGRTAQALQVFEECRRMLESELNLTPDTETLNLLQQIEDRPSGSNQRGELLSGEVLAQPATEPCFGRQDELTQARALLQHHRRVLVHGLAGLGKTRLARELAGQVTPAGRQVAWLDVGGDSGEVILNGLRDLLRAKRDTDLEDAFSQARVGLLVLDNAVNTYAAQQVLSRLPESVPVLLTSRLRLPNLPKVELSRLPRSAALDLLRFHLPEGGEPEAVNQDALCALLGDHPFAVRLAARTLGPASGAEVVRALYDAPHDTVQVLLEQSVGQLDARAYEAYLGLGSLFVPQATPELLASLLARPEEEVTVALFQLVERGLLTRASRAGSDTVSFQMHDLTWHAARAHRAHLPHHLVHAVTGYTETFAERPDLLATDLPHLLGAAAIAPPPLLRRLLRAWLGGQYIAARGFPTAHLHLLQKGIERAEQDGDFETASLLNGKYADISQALLGDQVTATERLLRAAGQAGQVQAWGRQATFLALAGQMEAMRRLPEAFTHLQAAQDLADRSGQPVIQARVRAQQAMAHASRQEFVQARALLAEARDLLHQVLQTGPGDHAVWTAYLGVLGNLGQSEMRLGNLTGALDLKREVWRVASGRDDRLFMARSAFDQGELLHQLGQPQDALTQLRAAIEISQTLGAGSLESMARKLLQDIASAQPDEGGS; encoded by the coding sequence ATGACCGCCACTCCACCTCCCGTTCCCGAACTGCTCGCCCGCTCCGCCGATGACGCCGCGCACCTGTACCTGCACCTCCTCGGCGAGGTCCGACTCGCCTGGGGCGGCGTGTCTCTCCCGCTGCCCGGCCCCAAACCCCTGGCGGTGCTGGCGTACCTGCACCTGAAGGGCCGGGCCAGCCGCGAGGAACTGGCCGAGATCTTCTGGCCGGACAAGCACAACGCTCTGCAGAACGTCCGGCAGGCCCTGATGACGCTGCGCCGCCTGAGCGGGGCTGGCGGGTGGCTCATGGAGGACCGCCAGGAACTCGTCCTGGCGGGGATCAGCGATGTCAGCGAACTGCGCCGCCTGCAGCAGGGCGATCCGCAGGCCGCGCTGGACTTCGCGCTGAGCAGCGACACGCTCCTCGGCCGACTCGCCACGATCTCCGCCCACTTCGACGCGTGGCTGGACGAGGAACGGGGCGTCCTGCGGGCCACGCAGCTGAAGGTGCTGCAGGCCTGCAGCCTGCAACTGCTCGACTCCGGCCAGTACGACCGCGCCCGGGACCTCCTGCACCAGGCGATGTTCATGGAAGGTGACAGCGAGGCCACCTACCGCACCCTGATGCTGCTCGAACACCGCGCCGGACGCACCGCGCAGGCCCTCCAGGTCTTCGAGGAGTGCCGCCGGATGCTGGAGAGTGAACTGAACCTCACTCCGGACACCGAGACGCTGAACCTCCTGCAGCAGATTGAAGACCGGCCGTCCGGCAGCAACCAGCGGGGAGAGCTGCTGAGCGGCGAGGTGCTGGCCCAGCCGGCCACGGAGCCCTGCTTCGGACGCCAGGATGAACTGACGCAGGCGCGCGCCCTGCTGCAGCACCACCGGAGGGTGCTCGTGCACGGACTCGCCGGTCTGGGCAAGACGCGCCTGGCCCGCGAACTCGCCGGGCAGGTCACACCAGCGGGCAGGCAGGTGGCGTGGCTGGACGTCGGCGGCGATTCGGGCGAAGTGATCCTGAACGGCCTGCGCGACCTCCTGCGCGCGAAGCGTGACACGGACCTGGAAGACGCGTTCTCGCAGGCCCGGGTGGGACTGCTCGTGCTGGACAACGCCGTGAACACCTACGCCGCCCAGCAGGTCCTGTCCCGGCTGCCGGAATCCGTCCCGGTGCTCCTGACGTCACGGCTGCGCCTCCCCAACCTGCCGAAAGTGGAACTCTCCCGGCTGCCGCGCTCGGCGGCCCTTGACCTGCTGCGCTTCCACCTGCCGGAGGGCGGCGAACCGGAAGCCGTGAACCAGGACGCCCTCTGCGCGCTCCTCGGGGACCATCCGTTCGCCGTGCGGCTCGCGGCCCGCACCCTCGGGCCCGCGTCCGGTGCGGAGGTGGTCCGCGCCCTGTACGACGCGCCTCACGACACCGTCCAGGTGCTGCTCGAGCAGAGTGTCGGTCAGCTGGACGCGCGGGCCTACGAGGCGTACCTCGGCCTGGGCAGCCTGTTCGTCCCGCAGGCCACACCCGAACTGCTGGCGAGCCTGCTGGCGCGTCCTGAGGAGGAGGTGACCGTGGCGCTGTTCCAGCTCGTGGAGCGCGGCCTGCTGACGCGGGCGAGCCGCGCAGGGTCAGACACCGTGAGCTTCCAGATGCACGACCTCACGTGGCACGCGGCCCGCGCCCACCGGGCGCACTTGCCGCATCACCTCGTGCACGCCGTCACGGGGTACACCGAAACCTTCGCGGAACGCCCCGACCTGCTGGCGACCGATCTCCCGCACCTGCTGGGCGCCGCGGCGATCGCCCCACCGCCCCTGCTGCGCCGGCTGCTACGCGCCTGGCTGGGCGGGCAGTACATCGCGGCGCGCGGCTTCCCCACGGCCCACCTGCACCTGCTGCAGAAGGGCATCGAACGCGCCGAGCAGGACGGGGACTTCGAGACCGCCAGCCTGCTCAACGGCAAGTACGCCGACATCTCGCAGGCGCTGCTGGGCGATCAGGTGACCGCCACCGAACGCCTCCTGCGCGCCGCCGGACAGGCCGGACAGGTGCAGGCCTGGGGCCGGCAGGCCACCTTCCTGGCCCTGGCCGGCCAGATGGAAGCCATGCGCCGCCTGCCCGAGGCGTTCACGCACCTCCAGGCCGCGCAGGACCTCGCCGACCGGTCCGGTCAGCCCGTCATTCAGGCGCGCGTACGGGCCCAGCAGGCCATGGCGCATGCCTCCCGCCAGGAATTCGTTCAGGCGCGCGCGCTGCTGGCCGAAGCCCGGGACCTGCTGCACCAGGTCCTCCAGACCGGACCGGGCGACCACGCCGTCTGGACCGCGTACCTGGGCGTCCTCGGGAACCTCGGCCAATCGGAGATGCGCCTGGGGAACCTCACCGGCGCCCTCGACCTGAAGCGCGAGGTGTGGCGCGTCGCCTCCGGGCGGGACGACCGCCTCTTCATGGCCCGCTCCGCGTTCGATCAGGGCGAACTGCTGCATCAGCTCGGCCAGCCGCAGGACGCCCTGACCCAGCTCCGGGCCGCCATCGAGATCAGCCAGACGCTGGGGGCCGGGAGCCTCGAGAGCATGGCCCGGAAGCTCCTTCAGGACATCGCCAGCGCCCAGCCTGACGAGGGAGGGTCCTGA
- a CDS encoding replication initiator protein A: MAKSKVLPPSPPPSQSPEVAGYDEANVSRLGLISIQERIPDDYTTWTIDFFREGRPSKLQCVASAEYGGVPHGLDGDIATVLTDLYIEQGAPEDGRIRTTAYALLKRAGFSDAGHYYAALKRSLHRLRFAGYSASECWRDATRERWTTVTFTYLAGLNFSAEDTDLHLSRGSELEVTLAEPIVRSIRASYLKPLDYAFLRSLDRPLTRSLFRLLDARRYDPLSLSEPVQMIRVGLIEWAKDCKIANLSPDKIRRTLQGAHDDLIERGYLTGVEYEGKGSKQNLTYRFRAPGAGPVAPHVSADSEALRRMVDRRISKPVAVRLMTQFGEEHILARLSRGAQILAGGFEPKSHAAFLVDLIKDTTGKYDESSTLESSESSARRAATRARLEKTIAQEEQRLQETVDSSEATPEARANAALPMLKLVLGNLLSASDYERLKMHLRLPDTDPGKLGRDALAAKVSGQVETFAQELQKLLRSP, translated from the coding sequence ATGGCCAAATCCAAAGTGCTTCCGCCCAGCCCGCCGCCATCTCAGTCACCCGAGGTGGCGGGCTATGACGAGGCAAACGTGTCAAGGTTAGGCCTGATCAGCATCCAGGAACGGATTCCCGATGACTACACCACCTGGACCATCGACTTCTTCCGGGAAGGCCGGCCTTCCAAACTGCAGTGCGTGGCCTCAGCGGAATACGGCGGGGTCCCGCATGGCCTGGACGGAGACATCGCCACGGTCCTGACCGACCTGTACATCGAGCAGGGCGCCCCGGAGGACGGCAGGATCCGCACGACGGCCTACGCGCTGCTGAAACGTGCCGGGTTCAGTGATGCCGGGCACTACTACGCGGCCCTGAAACGAAGCCTGCATCGCCTCCGGTTTGCCGGTTACTCGGCCAGCGAATGCTGGCGGGACGCCACCCGGGAACGCTGGACCACCGTCACGTTCACGTATCTCGCGGGCCTGAACTTCAGTGCCGAGGACACGGACCTCCATCTCAGCCGGGGCAGTGAACTTGAAGTCACGCTCGCGGAGCCGATTGTCCGCAGCATCCGCGCTTCCTACCTCAAGCCGCTCGATTACGCCTTCCTGAGGTCACTCGATCGTCCGTTGACCCGTTCCCTCTTCCGGCTGCTCGACGCGCGGCGGTACGATCCCCTGAGCCTGAGCGAACCTGTACAGATGATCCGTGTCGGGTTGATCGAGTGGGCCAAGGACTGCAAGATCGCCAACCTCTCGCCTGACAAGATCCGCCGGACGCTGCAGGGAGCACATGATGATCTGATCGAGCGTGGCTACCTGACCGGAGTGGAGTATGAGGGCAAGGGCAGCAAGCAGAACCTCACCTACCGGTTCCGCGCACCCGGTGCCGGTCCAGTGGCACCTCACGTCAGTGCCGACAGCGAAGCCCTTCGCCGGATGGTGGATCGCCGGATTTCCAAGCCGGTGGCTGTTCGCCTGATGACGCAATTCGGCGAGGAGCACATCCTGGCTCGGCTCAGCCGTGGTGCACAGATTCTGGCCGGCGGGTTTGAACCGAAGAGCCACGCGGCGTTTCTTGTGGACCTCATCAAGGACACGACTGGAAAATACGATGAAAGTTCGACTCTGGAATCGTCAGAGAGTTCCGCCCGACGCGCCGCGACCCGGGCGCGGCTCGAGAAGACCATTGCCCAGGAGGAGCAGCGACTTCAGGAGACGGTCGATTCCAGTGAGGCGACACCCGAGGCACGGGCCAATGCTGCCCTGCCGATGCTGAAGCTGGTGCTCGGCAACCTGTTGAGTGCGAGCGACTATGAGCGTCTCAAGATGCACCTGCGGTTGCCGGATACGGATCCTGGAAAGCTCGGTCGGGACGCGCTCGCGGCAAAGGTCAGCGGTCAGGTCGAGACGTTTGCGCAGGAACTCCAGAAACTTTTGAGAAGCCCGTAA
- a CDS encoding DMT family transporter, with translation MTLKSPLSRVPGANRLNVQTWTAWLKAPWQSARRLVTPPAALVLVAVVWGLTYPVTGRLVRHVSPQLLLCLRFGLAFLLLFPGVVRARPSLSVLLTGAALGVVQYLEFSTLAAGLALTPPGRAAFLVSLSVVLIGVAEPLCDRRAPPPATLVAVLVTALGLLLVTVPSGASAGDTRSAAGVWLCLACAACTTAQVVLTGRVMRRPHRNPVPPGVLVGAQLGTVALLSGLAVTWTGGWTVLALPRLGAPVALGLLGGVVLLAVFATVLALLAQTWAQGQVCASRVAVIYALEPVVAVLVGAGLMGERFGALQVMGALCVLCGLVCSEWPGDRRAGTTTGTGTNRD, from the coding sequence GTGACCCTGAAATCACCGCTTTCGCGTGTTCCAGGAGCGAATCGTTTGAACGTCCAGACGTGGACCGCGTGGCTGAAGGCTCCCTGGCAGTCCGCGCGGCGTCTGGTCACGCCCCCGGCCGCACTCGTGCTGGTGGCGGTCGTCTGGGGGTTGACGTACCCGGTCACCGGGCGGCTGGTCCGCCACGTGTCTCCCCAGCTGCTGCTGTGCTTGCGGTTCGGTCTGGCCTTCCTGCTGCTGTTCCCGGGCGTCGTGCGGGCCCGGCCCAGCCTCAGCGTACTGCTGACCGGCGCGGCGCTCGGCGTGGTCCAGTACCTGGAATTCAGCACCCTCGCCGCCGGCCTGGCCCTGACCCCGCCGGGCCGCGCGGCGTTCCTGGTCAGCCTGAGCGTGGTCCTGATCGGCGTCGCCGAGCCGCTCTGCGACCGGCGGGCCCCACCTCCAGCCACGCTGGTGGCGGTGCTCGTTACGGCGCTGGGGCTGTTGCTGGTCACCGTTCCCTCTGGAGCCTCTGCCGGCGACACGCGCAGCGCCGCCGGAGTGTGGCTGTGCCTGGCCTGCGCGGCGTGCACGACGGCCCAGGTCGTGCTGACCGGCCGGGTGATGCGCCGCCCGCACCGGAATCCGGTCCCTCCGGGCGTGCTGGTGGGCGCGCAACTCGGCACCGTGGCCCTGCTGAGTGGCCTGGCCGTGACCTGGACCGGCGGATGGACCGTACTGGCCCTGCCGCGTCTCGGCGCGCCGGTCGCCCTGGGCCTGCTGGGCGGCGTGGTGCTCCTGGCGGTGTTCGCGACGGTTCTGGCCCTGCTGGCACAGACCTGGGCTCAGGGACAGGTGTGTGCCAGTCGGGTGGCGGTCATCTACGCGCTGGAGCCGGTGGTGGCCGTGCTGGTCGGGGCCGGCCTGATGGGTGAACGGTTCGGTGCCCTCCAGGTCATGGGTGCGCTGTGCGTGCTGTGTGGCCTCGTGTGCAGCGAGTGGCCGGGCGACCGCCGTGCGGGGACGACCACAGGTACGGGAACGAATCGGGATTGA
- a CDS encoding SUKH-4 family immunity protein — translation MIDQSILKNMGVSEQVLVSLSKCSGEIGIYVHPEHDFTFSPETREGNFVLACKNDDVELLLDKLSGEIWLKDYSGRPSIFMNSSWCQFAACSVAYADICARLKKYPYDVPEEESQILASDLRNAIDSIDTKALNGIEAYWISIVEEIELGAV, via the coding sequence ATGATTGATCAATCTATATTGAAGAATATGGGTGTTTCGGAACAAGTGCTTGTCTCACTTTCAAAATGTTCAGGAGAGATCGGGATTTACGTTCACCCGGAACATGACTTCACATTCAGCCCCGAAACGCGGGAAGGAAATTTTGTATTGGCGTGTAAGAATGACGATGTCGAATTATTGCTGGATAAATTATCGGGTGAAATATGGCTCAAAGATTACTCAGGAAGGCCATCTATTTTCATGAATTCAAGCTGGTGTCAGTTTGCAGCGTGTAGTGTCGCATACGCTGATATATGTGCGAGATTGAAGAAATACCCTTACGATGTTCCAGAAGAAGAATCTCAGATTCTCGCTTCAGATCTAAGAAATGCCATAGATTCAATCGATACAAAGGCTCTTAATGGAATAGAGGCGTATTGGATTTCAATTGTTGAAGAGATTGAGTTAGGAGCGGTATAA
- a CDS encoding caspase family protein: protein MVLGLSVLLGLGAALAGKQEGMEFYNKGQYEQALAELKDSVLGNDGDPEAQTLLGMMYLKGQGTEKDTVLATYWFQEAARQGNATAERTLGEMYLAGNGLPQDDYQAAYWTQQAADLGDAPAQVTLGKLRLDGRGVERDAHEAFRLFSLAAGHDDADAQYQLAQLYERGEGTAADREQALRWYRAASAGGLKAAAEALQRLSPATAPAPVVLQPRNPSVPASPLVTSAAPTVKKKRIALLIADQNYQDASLDLSGPINDARLIQASLVKAGFTVTVKTNLTLVQMNRDISSFLAGVDGNTVSLLYYSGHGVEIGGANYLIPADFQMRRGLTATEAVAQSVDIAAFYARMPAQAEGSLNITILDACRDNPFKSRGLKGLGDGRDGLKTIGLTGGNGDGTVETFTAYAAASGQVAQDGVQNGPYATALAQQMTVPGQVLEVMFRNVRQEVARRTANQQIPTSYANISSEFIFVPSK from the coding sequence GTGGTGCTGGGTCTCAGCGTACTGCTGGGGTTGGGTGCAGCGTTGGCCGGAAAGCAGGAAGGCATGGAGTTCTACAACAAGGGCCAGTATGAGCAGGCGCTGGCTGAACTGAAGGACTCCGTGTTGGGCAATGACGGCGACCCGGAAGCGCAGACGCTCCTGGGAATGATGTACCTGAAAGGTCAGGGGACAGAGAAAGACACGGTGCTGGCCACCTACTGGTTCCAAGAGGCCGCCAGGCAGGGCAACGCGACGGCCGAGCGCACTCTGGGGGAGATGTATCTCGCAGGCAACGGGTTGCCGCAGGATGATTACCAGGCAGCGTACTGGACGCAGCAGGCGGCCGATCTGGGGGACGCGCCCGCGCAGGTGACGCTGGGGAAATTGCGCCTGGACGGACGAGGGGTAGAGCGGGACGCACATGAGGCTTTCCGCCTGTTCAGTCTTGCCGCTGGCCATGACGACGCTGACGCCCAGTATCAGCTGGCGCAGCTGTACGAGCGGGGCGAGGGCACGGCTGCGGACAGGGAACAGGCCCTGCGCTGGTACAGGGCCGCGTCCGCGGGGGGTCTGAAGGCCGCCGCCGAGGCGCTGCAGCGGCTCAGCCCGGCCACGGCACCTGCTCCCGTGGTGCTGCAGCCCCGCAACCCGTCGGTCCCGGCATCCCCTCTGGTCACTTCAGCGGCACCTACCGTCAAGAAGAAGCGGATCGCCCTGCTGATCGCCGACCAGAATTATCAGGACGCGTCACTCGACCTCAGCGGTCCCATCAACGATGCCCGCCTCATCCAGGCCAGCCTGGTCAAGGCCGGATTCACCGTCACCGTGAAGACGAACCTGACCCTCGTGCAGATGAACCGCGACATCTCCAGTTTCCTGGCGGGCGTGGACGGAAACACCGTCAGTCTCCTGTACTACTCCGGGCACGGCGTGGAGATCGGCGGGGCGAACTACCTCATTCCCGCCGACTTCCAGATGAGGCGCGGCCTGACCGCCACGGAAGCCGTCGCGCAGAGCGTGGATATCGCGGCCTTCTACGCCCGGATGCCCGCGCAGGCGGAAGGGTCACTGAACATCACCATCCTGGACGCCTGCCGGGACAACCCGTTCAAGTCCAGGGGACTGAAGGGCCTGGGGGACGGACGGGACGGCCTGAAGACCATCGGACTGACGGGCGGGAACGGCGACGGCACGGTCGAGACCTTCACTGCCTACGCCGCAGCGAGCGGGCAGGTCGCGCAGGACGGTGTTCAGAACGGCCCGTACGCCACCGCGCTCGCCCAGCAGATGACCGTGCCGGGCCAGGTGCTGGAGGTCATGTTCCGCAACGTCCGGCAGGAGGTGGCCCGACGGACCGCCAATCAGCAGATTCCCACCAGTTATGCCAACATCTCCTCGGAATTCATCTTCGTGCCGAGCAAATGA
- a CDS encoding tyrosine-type recombinase/integrase yields the protein MTLDVYRGQAHDRARTWTALTPDERRRRATEAAALKDPDTLWSLTEAHLTLHAASGVLTSRHTLTSYRAGIRAFLHHATHRAWSILRPTADDVQAWIAEMLTQGRAIATVRVRVAAAAALYRALRWAGATAAHPFEDAVVPKDRRHGLEKNAPYTADQVDLAVAAASAHPTRASELRALLLVLAHAGLRIDEALHLRWEDVHLDPDSARLTVQSGKGRRSRSVPASPRLRAALSAYRILPRTRAHRGDFIFPYRTWRGAARHVRPLFEHAQEPGGFRGFHALRKAMGSRLYQQLGDFAAVAEVLGHADINTTRGYVRIGEERARRAIDSW from the coding sequence ATGACCCTCGACGTCTACCGGGGCCAGGCGCACGACCGCGCCCGCACCTGGACCGCCCTCACCCCCGACGAACGCCGCCGCCGCGCCACCGAGGCCGCCGCCCTCAAGGACCCAGACACCCTCTGGTCCCTCACCGAGGCGCACCTCACCCTGCACGCCGCCAGCGGCGTCCTCACCAGCCGCCACACCCTCACGTCCTACCGCGCCGGCATCCGCGCGTTCCTCCATCACGCCACGCACCGCGCGTGGAGCATCCTGCGGCCCACCGCCGACGACGTGCAGGCCTGGATCGCGGAGATGCTCACCCAGGGCCGCGCCATCGCGACCGTCCGCGTCCGCGTCGCCGCCGCCGCCGCCCTGTACCGCGCCCTGCGCTGGGCCGGCGCGACCGCCGCGCACCCCTTCGAGGACGCGGTCGTCCCCAAGGACCGCCGCCACGGCCTCGAGAAGAACGCCCCGTACACGGCCGACCAGGTCGACCTCGCGGTCGCGGCCGCCAGCGCCCACCCGACGCGGGCGAGCGAACTGCGGGCCCTGCTGCTCGTGCTCGCCCACGCCGGCCTGCGCATCGACGAGGCACTCCACCTCCGCTGGGAGGACGTCCACCTCGACCCGGACTCGGCCCGCCTGACGGTGCAGAGCGGCAAGGGCCGCCGCAGCCGCTCGGTGCCCGCCAGTCCCCGCCTGCGCGCCGCCCTCAGCGCGTACCGCATCCTCCCCCGGACACGCGCGCACCGCGGGGACTTCATCTTCCCGTACCGCACCTGGCGCGGCGCCGCCCGCCACGTCCGCCCCCTCTTCGAACACGCCCAGGAGCCCGGCGGGTTCCGCGGCTTCCACGCCCTGCGCAAAGCGATGGGCTCCCGCCTCTACCAGCAGCTCGGCGACTTCGCCGCGGTCGCCGAGGTCCTCGGGCACGCGGACATCAACACCACCAGAGGCTACGTGCGGATCGGTGAGGAACGCGCCCGTCGCGCCATCGACAGCTGGTGA
- a CDS encoding type II toxin-antitoxin system Phd/YefM family antitoxin, producing MQTINLYEAKNRFSKLVDAAQEGEVIIIARNGRPTAKLVPLDYGEQSGWSASVLAFMQEGQDDEQAFEVDRSDVLPMPEHDLF from the coding sequence ATGCAGACGATCAACCTTTACGAAGCCAAAAACAGGTTCAGCAAACTGGTCGATGCTGCCCAGGAGGGCGAGGTCATCATCATCGCCCGGAACGGTAGGCCCACCGCGAAACTCGTGCCCCTGGACTACGGAGAGCAGTCGGGCTGGAGTGCGTCTGTCCTGGCTTTCATGCAGGAAGGCCAGGACGACGAGCAGGCGTTCGAAGTCGACCGCAGCGACGTGCTCCCGATGCCTGAGCACGACCTGTTCTGA
- a CDS encoding DUF945 family protein, whose translation MMHPTARTALIATAALLLAGAGTAVVAGEQTQRNVQEQLERTRKTLEGSGLATMVSGPYQGNVMGGTQVTKLTLLPKSAEPVVVTLTSRVHNGPFPEGRAFGAATVVTDVTFPPDVQKQLDAALGGQKISITTLVKFGGNSVTTYRVPEGQFTGDGTTMAWKAVTGNVYSEGERVRGDGQWPGLTVRGGGGLITLGASTWSTTGQTAQDGMGNATTTLNVGEIRGSDQGSTVFNVGPVKAESEVKSDAQFVSSSARYHVARATLNGQTYDDMTLNLTMGRLDRQVLAQLGHVDVADQNFDPKTLNSIFNALLQAGPTLSVDRLSVGSGTNEVQLNARAAFKAGADVDWMTLMLDPEALMSQMDVQAHLEGEAQAIEELGTRIAGQRKNVASMLQAAQEEGLLVRKGTRLAADLRLDQDGLKVNGVPLQ comes from the coding sequence ATGATGCATCCCACTGCCCGGACGGCCCTCATCGCCACGGCCGCGCTCCTCCTCGCCGGCGCCGGCACGGCGGTCGTCGCGGGCGAGCAGACGCAGCGGAACGTGCAGGAACAGCTCGAACGCACCCGGAAGACCCTGGAAGGCTCGGGCCTTGCCACGATGGTCAGCGGGCCGTACCAGGGGAACGTGATGGGGGGGACGCAGGTCACCAAGCTCACCCTGCTGCCGAAGAGTGCCGAGCCGGTCGTGGTCACCCTGACCAGCCGCGTGCACAACGGACCGTTCCCCGAGGGCCGGGCGTTCGGGGCCGCGACCGTCGTGACCGACGTGACGTTCCCCCCGGACGTGCAGAAACAGCTGGACGCGGCGCTGGGCGGGCAGAAGATCAGCATCACGACCCTCGTCAAGTTCGGCGGGAACAGCGTCACGACGTACCGGGTCCCGGAAGGACAGTTCACGGGTGACGGAACGACCATGGCGTGGAAGGCCGTCACCGGCAACGTGTACTCGGAAGGGGAGCGCGTGCGCGGCGACGGGCAGTGGCCCGGCCTGACCGTGAGGGGCGGCGGGGGCCTGATCACGCTCGGGGCAAGCACCTGGTCGACGACCGGTCAGACGGCCCAGGACGGGATGGGGAACGCGACGACGACCCTGAACGTCGGCGAGATCCGTGGGTCCGATCAGGGCAGCACGGTCTTCAACGTCGGACCGGTCAAGGCGGAGAGCGAGGTGAAGAGCGACGCGCAGTTCGTGTCCAGCAGCGCGCGGTACCACGTCGCCAGGGCCACGCTGAACGGTCAGACGTACGACGACATGACCCTCAACCTCACGATGGGCCGACTCGATCGCCAGGTCCTCGCGCAGCTCGGTCACGTCGACGTGGCGGACCAGAACTTCGATCCGAAGACGCTGAACTCGATCTTCAACGCCCTGCTGCAGGCCGGGCCGACCCTGTCGGTCGACCGGCTCTCGGTGGGCAGCGGAACGAACGAAGTGCAGCTGAATGCCAGGGCAGCCTTCAAGGCAGGTGCGGATGTCGACTGGATGACCCTGATGCTCGACCCGGAGGCCCTGATGTCCCAGATGGACGTCCAAGCTCATCTGGAGGGAGAGGCGCAGGCGATCGAGGAACTGGGCACGCGAATCGCCGGGCAGAGGAAGAATGTCGCCAGCATGCTCCAGGCCGCGCAGGAGGAGGGCCTGCTCGTCCGGAAGGGCACTCGCCTGGCCGCCGACCTGCGCCTCGATCAGGACGGCCTGAAGGTCAACGGCGTGCCGCTGCAGTGA
- a CDS encoding PIN domain-containing protein: MRYLLDTNTVSDFFRKHPAVLAHLRQVAPGDLAISSVTVMEIEYGMERQPSARTKFGQLWEDFQSDVHVLTYNTQDAVHTGRVRAHLARLGTPIGPFDLQLAGTALARRLTVVTNNTDEFSRVPELTLEDWR, encoded by the coding sequence ATGCGTTATCTGCTCGACACCAACACCGTCAGCGACTTCTTCAGGAAACACCCGGCCGTTCTGGCCCATCTTCGACAGGTGGCGCCGGGTGATCTGGCCATCAGCAGTGTCACCGTGATGGAAATCGAGTATGGAATGGAACGTCAGCCCAGCGCCCGCACGAAGTTCGGGCAGCTCTGGGAAGACTTTCAGAGCGATGTTCATGTGCTGACGTACAACACGCAGGACGCCGTGCACACGGGCCGGGTCCGTGCTCACCTGGCCCGCCTGGGCACGCCCATCGGTCCGTTTGATCTTCAGCTGGCGGGCACGGCACTGGCGCGGCGGCTGACCGTGGTCACGAACAACACCGACGAGTTTTCCCGCGTGCCTGAGCTGACGCTCGAGGATTGGCGGTGA